atgtCGCTTATAaagacgagtcaattctccTACCATTTTGAAATCATTACaaattttacgatttaaaaatttttaaaaataaattatttaaaaattatttaaaaatagggatttaagagaaatttaagaggaaattgagagcaaattgagattaaatatggatttcaGAGAAATTTagaaggaatttgagagcaaattgagaggaaattgagaggaaatttgagagaggattagtttgtgaaaaaaaataaggggtgggggtatttatagattttttttgacCGTTTGAGGGGGGCAACGGTAAAAAAAATGACTGTTGCACTGTTCACGCGCGGAGCAAATCGCTTCCCTAGGGGCGCGCTACGTGGCAACAAAGCGCGGCCatgtcagcgcgctttgctgatgTGCACACAAATCGCACTTTCGTGGACACGCTTTGTTTCCACATCAGCAAAGCTcgctgacgtggccgcgatttAGGGAAAAAGGGCCCATtccagtaaataataaaataccgggcccatttcggtaaattttaaaaaaaaagcgaCTTTTTGTGGTATTTTGCCCTGGAATATTATATACCATAAATCGTGTTAAACTATATTACATAATGTAATAAATACTACAATAGGGTTTTTCTTATAATagcacaatatttttatttttattgtacaaTATTATACAAGTTGTAAAAAAATCATGTAactgaataaatattttatgtaattaatgatACACTGTATtacaagataataataaatatgtaataaattaatgttttctttcttgatttatgtAACCTGCTAAGTAGATAAAACCTTACGGTAAGAACTTAAGGTagaattttctataaaattcaTTCACTTCAATTCTGGTTCTGCACCACTACTCTGTCAACTTCACAATTCATACTTCAACATCTATACAAATTACAGGGATCATTAAAATGCTACAATATTCTATTCCGCTGTTCATTCTTTGTTTAGCCTTCTCACGCTCTTCAGGTACATCATCAATCCAGTAAGGAAAACTATACAGCATTCTAGCACATTAAAAGTAACGCTTCACGGGTACGTCCGAGGAGACTCAAAGTGGTCGCAGCAATGTGATGTCCAGTCAGCCCAGCAAGAGCAAGCTGTTCTTTCGGTGATGCGTGCTCGATATAGTTGTCTGGCAAGACAATTGGTCGCCACTGGAAATTCATTTGGCAAATCATCAGAATAGGAAGAAATACTCGGACATAATATTTTCTGGCCTCCCCAATCAACACCCTTCCCTCTCCCCCCATTGTCTTTCGTTTTAgtatttcatcaaaataatttttttatttgtctgCAAAGCAAAATCTTACAAGGATACATGATAATATTACCTTGAGTCTTCCATCGAGCTGTCCGTCAAGCGCAATGAACTGCGCAACATGAGAACCAAATCCTCCAACGGAACCTTCCTCAACGGTTATCAGAATCTCATGATTGCTACAAAGCCACCTGAGAAGCTTGATATCGAGAGGCTTGCAGAATCTTGCATCAGCAACGGTTACATTGATGCCGAGCTTGGAAAGAAGGGCCTGAGCTTTGAGACAGTTTTGAACCATTGCCCCATACCCAAGTAAAGCAACATCTTTACCCTCAACAAGAACTTTTCCTGTTCCAATCTGCTTTACCGTCAAAATTTCATAAGAGGGATCAGCACCCGAAAAGTTTTGGCATCAGAATTTACTGATGAAAATGTAGAGTTAAAAGCTTTTAAATACTattattggcattacatgatacaGCTTTCTTCcaattaataaaacttaaagAGCTGAAACAATAAATTAGAAACAAAGGACATGAAACGATAACCTCAAGAGCACTTCCACCATGTATAGGATAGTCTGTCCTGACTAGGGCACCCCTTGGGTACCGAAAGCAGACTGGCCGATCATCAATCCTGGTGGCAGTGGCAACCATGTCTATCAGCTCATCCTCATCCGATGCTGCCATGACAATCATGTTTGGCAAACATGACATGAAAGTTATATCAAATGCCCCACACTGCAACGGACCATCAGATCCTACCAATCCTGCACTTGTAATGACAAATCGCACAGGAATCCTCTGCCGATCTACATCATGGACAACCtgaagtataaaaaaatttcatccattgtGGAAAAGTTTATCCATTTCTACTTCTATGCAGTAGAACAAGGCCTTATGGCATGACACTTAGGAACACCGAATTTTCAAACTCATGCATGCAGGTGCCTGGTGCACACAGAGGGACGGAGAGAGAAAAAGAACCTGATCGTAAGCCCTCTGCAGGAAGGCAGAAGGAATTATACAAAATGGCTTCAACCCTCCACATGATAAACCAGCAGAAAATGTAACTGCATGTTGCTCTGCCATTCCCACATCAAAAAATCTGTCTGAAAATCTTTCTCGGAATAACTTGAGTGATGGATCCATTTCTATTCCAGCATGAACTACTAcaatatctttttctttctctgccTCCATAACCAAAGCTTCCACCAAGCAGTCACTATAAGTTCGGCAATGGTCATCATTCGAGAAAGAGTAAATGTCATTCAGACTTAAACCTGtaagaaaatacaaagaaaGTGCAGTGAGGACAGGTTGTTAACAGTAAGCATGCAATGTTCAAGAGACCAAAAGGGCTTTTCATACACTGTCCTT
The Gossypium raimondii isolate GPD5lz chromosome 8, ASM2569854v1, whole genome shotgun sequence DNA segment above includes these coding regions:
- the LOC105791073 gene encoding probable 1-deoxy-D-xylulose-5-phosphate synthase, chloroplastic isoform X2 → MFFMLRWTRYSGMPGNSFSFSWQTYAHKILTGRRILMPTLRQKNGLSGYTSRTESEYDPFGAGHGCNSISAGLGMAVARDIKGKRERVVTVINNTTTMAGQVYEAMSNAGYLDSNLVVILNDSRHSLHPKIEEGPKTSINALSSTLSRLQSSKSFRKFREAAKDVTKRIGMGMHELAAKVDEYARGMMGPLGSTLFEELGLYYIGPVDGHKLEDLICVLQEVASLDSMGPVLIHVITEENQCSEDKQKKVTVEKQQEGLSLNDIYSFSNDDHCRTYSDCLVEALVMEAEKEKDIVVVHAGIEMDPSLKLFRERFSDRFFDVGMAEQHAVTFSAGLSCGGLKPFCIIPSAFLQRAYDQVVHDVDRQRIPVRFVITSAGLVGSDGPLQCGAFDITFMSCLPNMIVMAASDEDELIDMVATATRIDDRPVCFRYPRGALVRTDYPIHGGSALEIGTGKVLVEGKDVALLGYGAMVQNCLKAQALLSKLGINVTVADARFCKPLDIKLLRWLCSNHEILITVEEGSVGGFGSHVAQFIALDGQLDGRLKWRPIVLPDNYIEHASPKEQLALAGLTGHHIAATTLSLLGRTREALLLMC